A portion of the Gossypium arboreum isolate Shixiya-1 chromosome 8, ASM2569848v2, whole genome shotgun sequence genome contains these proteins:
- the LOC108468734 gene encoding mitogen-activated protein kinase kinase kinase 18-like — translation MEKQSNSKKPSWVRGKCLGKGAFGTVSLAIHQSDGAVFAVKSVDLATGVPSQLESLENEIRILRSLTSPYVVEYLGDDVTKNESSAASFRNLHMEYMQGGTVSDVAIVKQRLADLDERILRWHTRCLLSALKYMHGQGIVHCDVKGKNVLVGQDFSSIKLADFGSAIEIVKESRGDRCGTVIMPRGSPLWMAPEVIRGEYQGPESDVWSLGCTVIEMVTGKPAWEDQGLKSLTRIANSDELPRLPAELSELGQDFVEKCLIRDRTQRWSCDQLLQHPFVASASAPSEIGESSPRCVLDFSSSDFEEDENTGNFETWARERISKLATEEGVVWESDGWVAVRSYARESGVNCEEGTSTEYPEFMRTMKEMIEGTNLETADCSDGTHSVEWQCSNYKQSKRSKWSSGELRCGGWRCECSTGSSCLYGSQKMELAVGKGQLRIYMFYNLLLKLFFCNLRIFKYILLVFFNYSFLFTIFLTFSSQPQNFPSHHKNIHGY, via the coding sequence ATGGAGAAACAGAGCAACTCCAAGAAACCTTCTTGGGTTAGGGGGAAGTGCTTAGGCAAAGGTGCCTTTGGTACTGTCAGTTTGGCGATCCACCAATCAGATGGTGCTGTTTTCGCTGTTAAGTCTGTGGATTTAGCAACGGGTGTTCCCAGCCAATTGGAGTCTTTGGAGAATGAAATTAGAATCCTCCGTTCCCTAACCTCTCCTTACGTTGTTGAGTATCTCGGCGATGATGTGACTAAGAATGAATCCTCGGCGGCGTCTTTTCGGAATCTTCACATGGAGTACATGCAAGGTGGCACCGTTTCTGACGTGGCGATAGTCAAACAACGGTTGGCTGACTTGGACGAGAGGATTTTGCGGTGGCACACGCGGTGCTTGTTATCGGCTCTGAAGTACATGCACGGCCAAGGCATTGTACACTGCGATGTGAAAGGGAAAAATGTTTTGGTTGGACAGGATTTCAGCTCCATAAAGCTCGCGGATTTCGGTTCGGCTATTGAAATTGTAAAGGAAAGCAGGGGTGACAGGTGTGGGACCGTGATCATGCCACGTGGAAGTCCTCTCTGGATGGCTCCGGAGGTTATTCGCGGCGAGTATCAAGGACCGGAGAGTGATGTTTGGTCCCTAGGCTGCACCGTCATCGAGATGGTAACCGGAAAGCCAGCTTGGGAGGATCAGGGTCTCAAGTCATTGACTCGAATCGCCAACTCGGACGAATTGCCTCGGTTACCGGCTGAATTATCTGAACTCGGTCAGGATTTCGTTGAGAAGTGTTTGATAAGGGATCGAACACAAAGATGGAGCTGCGATCAGCTGCTACAACATCCATTTGTAGCATCGGCTTCAGCACCGAGTGAAATCGGAGAATCATCTCCACGTTGCGTGCTCGATTTCAGCAGCTCGGATTTCGAAGAGGATGAAAATACGGGGAATTTCGAAACTTGGGCGAGGGAGAGGATAAGTAAATTAGCTACAGAAGAAGGGGTAGTTTGGGAATCGGATGGATGGGTGGCGGTAAGAAGTTACGCGCGTGAATCAGGCGTGAATTGTGAGGAAGGGACAAGTACGGAATATCCAGAGTTTATGAGAACAATGAAGGAAATGATTGAAGGGACAAATTTGGAAACTGCCGATTGCTCTGATGGCACTCATTCAGTGGAGTGGCAGTGTAGTAATTACAAGCAATCGAAAAGGTCAAAATGGTCGAGTGGTGAGTTACGGTGCGGTGGGTGGAGATGCGAGTGCTCGACTGGTTCGAGCTGTCTGTATGGGTCACAAAAGATGGAGTTAGCAGTGGGGAAAGGACAGTTGAGAATCTAcatgttttataatttattattaaaactaTTTTTCTGTAATTTAAGaatattcaaatatattttattgGTGTTTTTCAATTACTCTTTTTTATTTACTATATTCTTAACCTTTTCTTCTCAGCCTCAAAATTTCCCCAGTCATCACAAGAATATACATGGTTATTAA
- the LOC108467809 gene encoding probable protein phosphatase 2C 25, which translates to MSCSVAVCNSPVFSPSSSLFCGKTSIISQSPEALNLSLTHLKPSSSSPASPSPSSPSSPFRLRLQKPTSGSLLSTPSSSSVSGSTILKRKRPSRLDIPVSTSALCFGVSATPCEVEREVEREGDGYSVYCKRGRREAMEDRFSASVELQGDSKQAFFGVFDGHGGAKAAEFAAQKLEKNIVDEVVRRGDRSGVREAVKDGYLKTDAEFLKEDVSGGTCCVTALIQNGNLIVSNAGDCRAVMSRGGVAEPLTSDHRPSREDEKSRIETSGGYVDLCRGVWRIQGSLAVSRGIGDQHLKQWVISEPETKIIGIKPECEFLILASDGLWDKVSNQEAVDIARPSCLGINKVNPLGACKKLVELSVSRGSSDDVSVMLIQLGRYI; encoded by the exons ATGTCGTGTTCGGTCGCTGTATGTAACTCCCCTGTGTTTTCTCCGTCGTCGTCTCTTTTCTGTGGCAAAACTTCGATCATCTCTCAGTCGCCGGAAGCGTTGAACTTGTCTTTGACTCACCTCAAGCCTTCCTCTTCTTCTCCTGCTTCTCCGTCTCCTTCCTCGCCGTCTTCGCCTTTTCGGCTTCGGCTACAAAAGCCCACGTCTGGGTCTCTTTTGTCAACGCCATCGTCTTCTTCGGTTTCAGGTTCGACCATATTGAAGAGGAAGAGGCCATCCAGGCTGGATATACCGGTGTCCACGTCGGCCTTGTGTTTTGGGGTTTCGGCGACTCCCTGTGAAGTGGAGAGAGAGGTAGAGAGAGAAGGAGATGGTTATTCTGTTTATTGTAAAAGAGGGAGGAGAGAAGCTATGGAAGATAGGTTTTCAGCTTCTGTTGAACTCCAAGGAGATTCAAAGCAG GCATTTTTTGGGGTTTTTGATGGACATGGAGGTGCTAAAGCTGCAGAGTTTGCAGCACAAAAGTTGGAGAAGAACATCGTAGATGAAGTAGTTAGAAGAGGAGACAGGAGTGGAGTAAGGGAAGCTGTTAAAGATGGTtatttgaaaacagatgctgagtTTCTTAAGGAAGACGTCTCTGGCGGCACATGTTGTGTGACAGCTTTGATCCAGAATGGGAACCTTATTGTATCCAACGCGGGTGATTGTCGTGCTGTTATGAGCAGAGGTGGTGTTGCTGAACCTCTTACCTCTGATCACCGACCTTCAAGGGAGGATGAAAAGAGCAGAATCGAGACTTCG GGTGGCTATGTGGACTTATGCCGTGGTGTTTGGAGAATTCAGGGTTCTCTTGCTGTCTCCAGAGGGATTGGAGATCAGCATCTTAAACAGTGGGTAATATCCGAGCCGGAGACAAAGATAATTGGCATCAAACCTGAATGCGAGTTCTTGATATTAGCTTCAGATGGCTTATGGGATAAG GTTTCTAACCAAGAAGCAGTTGACATTGCTCGTCCATCATGTCTAGGCATCAATAAAGTGAATCCATTGGGTGCCTGTAAAAAGCTTGTTGAGCTTTCAGTTTCGCGAGGCTCGTCGGACGATGTTAGTGTGATGCTGATTCAACTGGGCCGCTATATTTAA